A window of the Verrucomicrobiia bacterium genome harbors these coding sequences:
- a CDS encoding twin-arginine translocase TatA/TatE family subunit, which produces MKEDWIAPLVAMLGTTEIMIIAVVVLVLFGARKIPDLMKGVGTGIKEFKKASKDDETPVKPS; this is translated from the coding sequence ATGAAGGAAGATTGGATCGCCCCGCTGGTGGCCATGCTGGGCACGACAGAGATCATGATCATTGCGGTCGTGGTCCTCGTGCTCTTCGGGGCCCGGAAGATCCCGGACCTCATGAAAGGCGTCGGCACGGGGATCAAGGAATTCAAAAAGGCGTCGAAGGACGACGAGACACCTGTCAAACCCTCCTGA
- the tatA gene encoding twin-arginine translocase TatA/TatE family subunit, with protein MLGSTEILVIAVVVLVIFGAKKVPELMKGVGTGIKEFKKASRDVQEELHRAMDEVERTPPPPAPPPPAPRPNSDSLATSNPEPPRPHG; from the coding sequence ATGCTGGGCTCCACCGAGATCCTCGTGATCGCGGTGGTGGTGCTCGTGATTTTCGGCGCTAAGAAAGTTCCGGAGCTGATGAAGGGGGTGGGGACGGGCATCAAGGAGTTCAAAAAGGCCTCCCGGGACGTCCAGGAAGAACTTCATCGGGCGATGGACGAAGTGGAGCGGACGCCTCCTCCTCCCGCACCGCCGCCGCCCGCCCCGCGTCCGAACTCCGATTCCCTGGCGACGTCAAATCCTGAACCGCCGCGGCCGCACGGTTGA
- a CDS encoding twin-arginine translocase subunit TatC, with product MADELEVMPPDQDGEEGGGPVKTFLEHLEDLRWTLLKCVLALALGMVAAISASPYLIKFLTWPLVLAQRVKTVPEPRAVLLVGTNVFARLPLSEFPVPGAPTNRDVFLRLMPVAPPDAPGVGPSNALWSAWVADPNPPEAATFDFNVDLKTMGPIEGFSVAIKLGLYGGLALSAPFVLLFLAQFIIPALHVHERRFVYRVAGFGTLLFFTGVAFCYFVMLVVSLSTTVSFSNWLGFTADEWRAGEYVSFVCWFLLGMGLAFQLPLVLLTLVRVGILDARQLSGLRMYWVVVGLTLAGFITPDGNPMTMLLMFIPLHALYEISVLIARFWERREAREAAAA from the coding sequence ATGGCTGACGAGCTGGAGGTGATGCCTCCTGATCAGGACGGGGAGGAGGGCGGAGGCCCGGTCAAAACCTTCCTGGAGCACCTTGAGGACCTTCGGTGGACGCTCCTGAAGTGCGTTCTGGCGCTCGCCCTCGGCATGGTCGCGGCGATCAGCGCCAGTCCCTACCTGATCAAGTTTCTCACCTGGCCGTTGGTGCTCGCCCAGCGGGTCAAGACGGTCCCCGAACCCCGCGCGGTCCTGCTGGTGGGAACCAACGTCTTTGCCCGTCTGCCGTTGTCGGAGTTTCCGGTGCCGGGAGCCCCGACGAATCGGGATGTCTTCCTTCGCCTGATGCCCGTCGCGCCGCCGGATGCGCCGGGGGTTGGTCCCTCCAACGCCCTCTGGTCGGCCTGGGTGGCGGATCCCAATCCCCCGGAGGCGGCCACCTTCGACTTCAATGTGGACCTCAAGACCATGGGACCGATCGAGGGGTTTTCGGTGGCGATCAAACTGGGGCTGTATGGCGGCTTGGCGCTGAGCGCGCCGTTTGTCCTGCTGTTCCTCGCGCAGTTCATCATCCCGGCCCTGCATGTGCATGAACGTCGCTTCGTGTACCGGGTCGCCGGGTTTGGAACCCTCCTGTTCTTCACAGGCGTCGCCTTCTGCTATTTCGTAATGCTGGTGGTCTCCCTCAGCACGACCGTGAGCTTCTCCAACTGGCTGGGCTTCACCGCCGACGAATGGCGCGCCGGTGAATACGTGAGCTTCGTCTGCTGGTTCCTGCTCGGCATGGGACTGGCCTTCCAGCTCCCGCTGGTGCTGCTCACGCTTGTGCGGGTCGGAATCCTCGATGCCCGGCAGTTGTCCGGACTGCGAATGTACTGGGTGGTCGTCGGTCTGACCCTCGCGGGCTTCATCACGCCGGACGGCAACCCGATGACGATGCTGCTGATGTTCATCCCGCTCCATGCGCTCTACGAGATCAGCGTGCTGATCGCGCGCTTCTGGGAGCGTCGGGAGGCCCGGGAGGCCGCGGCAGCGTGA
- the larE gene encoding ATP-dependent sacrificial sulfur transferase LarE has protein sequence MTLEAKYDRLRAAIRSYGSCLIAYSGGVDSVFLARVASDVLGARSRAVIADSPSLPRRELADAVAIAGAHGIPLQVVETGEFTDPAYLANPSNRCYFCKHALFTELVPLARAGGFAVIAYGENASDAGDHRPGAVAASEFEVRAPLKEAGLTKGDIRELSVRLGLPTADKPQMACLSSRVPTGEPVTPEKLRMIELAESHLRDLGFYDVRVRHHALRQGALARIEVGRDQLVRLLDPDLAAGVAAYLGSLGYDQVTVDLRGYRRGSTNGVDGSPVTFRPAP, from the coding sequence ATGACACTTGAGGCGAAGTACGACCGGTTGCGTGCGGCGATTCGGAGCTACGGGTCGTGCCTGATCGCCTATTCCGGCGGGGTGGACTCCGTGTTTCTGGCGCGGGTCGCCTCCGACGTCCTGGGGGCCCGCTCCCGGGCGGTGATCGCCGATTCGCCGAGCCTGCCCCGTCGCGAACTGGCCGATGCCGTGGCCATCGCCGGTGCGCATGGGATCCCGCTGCAGGTGGTGGAGACCGGGGAGTTCACGGATCCCGCCTATCTCGCGAATCCCTCCAACCGCTGTTATTTCTGCAAGCATGCGCTGTTCACCGAACTGGTTCCCCTCGCGCGTGCCGGTGGATTTGCGGTGATCGCCTATGGGGAAAACGCCAGCGATGCGGGAGACCACCGGCCGGGTGCCGTTGCGGCTTCGGAATTCGAGGTCCGGGCCCCGCTGAAAGAGGCCGGGCTGACCAAGGGGGACATCCGCGAGCTCAGCGTCCGCCTGGGACTACCCACCGCCGACAAGCCCCAGATGGCGTGTCTGAGTTCCCGTGTTCCCACCGGGGAACCGGTCACTCCGGAGAAGCTGCGGATGATCGAGTTGGCCGAGAGCCACCTCCGGGACCTCGGGTTTTACGACGTGCGGGTGCGTCATCACGCGTTGCGGCAGGGCGCCCTGGCCCGGATCGAGGTGGGACGTGACCAGCTCGTCCGGTTGCTGGATCCGGACCTCGCCGCCGGGGTGGCCGCATATCTCGGCAGTCTGGGATACGATCAGGTGACCGTGGACCTGCGAGGTTACCGGCGGGGAAGCACCAACGGCGTGGACGGTTCGCCGGTGACGTTCCGGCCCGCGCCTTGA
- the rnc gene encoding ribonuclease III, with protein sequence MDPRSLETALGYTFRDRNLLVLALTHPSLAHESGSGLSQHHNQRLEFLGDAVLQIVITAELYHKFPSYGEGPLTQARAQLVNRTSLAAQGRRLRLGDHLILSRGEETTGGRTRSSTIADAFEAVIGALFIDAGYEATREILLRLFVEEFGELTELPSLTNPKGELQELLQMTSPEPPRYDQISVSGPDHFRQFECAVYHQGSELGRGVGRSKKLAESAAAVSALVRLRGPVAIGLAPVPAPAGAPSEPDSPLPPGHRE encoded by the coding sequence ATGGATCCCCGTTCCCTGGAGACCGCGCTGGGATACACCTTCCGGGATCGCAATCTCCTGGTCCTTGCCCTGACCCACCCCTCCCTGGCCCATGAATCGGGCAGCGGCCTCTCGCAACATCACAACCAGCGCCTGGAGTTCCTCGGCGACGCGGTCCTGCAGATCGTCATCACGGCCGAGCTGTACCACAAGTTCCCCTCCTACGGCGAGGGGCCGCTCACCCAGGCCCGTGCCCAGTTGGTGAACCGCACCTCCCTGGCCGCCCAGGGACGGCGCCTGCGACTGGGGGACCACCTCATCCTGAGCCGGGGTGAAGAGACCACCGGCGGCCGCACCCGGTCGTCCACGATTGCCGACGCCTTCGAAGCGGTCATCGGCGCGCTGTTCATTGATGCGGGGTATGAAGCCACGCGGGAAATCCTGCTGCGGTTGTTCGTCGAGGAATTTGGTGAGCTCACCGAGCTGCCGAGCCTGACCAACCCCAAGGGGGAGCTGCAGGAACTCCTGCAGATGACCTCCCCGGAACCCCCACGGTATGACCAGATTTCGGTGAGCGGACCGGATCATTTCCGCCAGTTCGAATGCGCGGTCTATCACCAGGGATCCGAGCTCGGGCGGGGCGTCGGACGGAGCAAGAAACTGGCGGAAAGCGCCGCGGCCGTCAGCGCGCTCGTCCGCCTGCGGGGTCCGGTGGCCATCGGGCTGGCTCCGGTGCCAGCCCCCGCCGGGGCCCCGTCGGAACCCGACTCCCCGTTGCCGCCCGGCCATCGGGAATGA
- the mutL gene encoding DNA mismatch repair endonuclease MutL has protein sequence MNRIRLLSEQVANQIAAGEVVDRPASVVKELVENALDADARRIVVEVGAGGRGLIRVTDDGTGMGRDDALMCLERHATSKIRRAEDLAAITTMGFRGEALPSIASVSRFTLTTRERGEPAGEGTEVVLHGGKIIHVRAAASPEGTAVEVRQLFYNLPARRKFLRSEETERAHILHTVTLAALAHPQVAFTLVGEGRPVWDLPAIRWTTPAERFPALRERLRQLMGADVPLLPVDATRAPAEEADAVPGLLETGEDDPLTLHDAAGAESGSPGPVPCRVWGFIGAPGVSRSNRSDQHLFVNQRPVENRGLNFALLEGYHTALMKGRYPVCCLFVEMDPAAVDVNVHPQKREVKFREEAAVRRWVAGAVREALLEHHRAGDLTPTAPAPPMTSASPPPQGPAVRSPGGPIPSAGFQLESPPSSPAPYPEQPPLPLSLKSTGPGAAAPGPMPMPAPAPAAVPHEKPQAPPDATPTPLLRVPLRMVGVVGRLYVVLESDRGLVLLDQHAAHERILFEQMLARIESGQQAPSQRLLLPETVELAPREAAFLKRHLEPLSRLGVGLREFGDRTYLLDALPPFVRTPNSRQFVTDLLDALQAAGGGVNTGRLGEDVVAKTVCRHAVKANDPLGPRELEQLVADLRLCAMPYTCPHGRPTLIEMNWRELEKKFGRTG, from the coding sequence GTGAACCGCATCCGTCTGCTATCGGAACAGGTCGCAAACCAGATTGCCGCCGGCGAGGTCGTGGACCGGCCCGCCAGCGTCGTGAAGGAGTTGGTCGAGAACGCCCTGGATGCGGACGCGCGGCGGATCGTGGTGGAGGTGGGTGCGGGCGGGCGCGGTCTCATTCGAGTGACCGATGACGGGACCGGCATGGGCCGTGACGACGCGCTGATGTGTCTGGAGCGGCATGCGACCTCCAAGATCCGCAGGGCGGAGGACCTCGCCGCGATCACCACCATGGGCTTCCGCGGGGAGGCGCTACCGAGCATCGCCAGCGTGAGCCGTTTCACCCTGACGACCCGCGAACGGGGGGAACCGGCCGGGGAGGGGACCGAGGTGGTGTTGCACGGCGGCAAGATCATCCACGTGCGTGCCGCGGCCTCCCCGGAAGGCACCGCGGTGGAGGTTCGGCAGCTGTTCTACAACCTCCCGGCGCGGCGGAAGTTCCTCCGGAGCGAGGAAACGGAGCGCGCCCACATTCTCCACACGGTGACGCTGGCGGCACTCGCGCACCCTCAGGTCGCCTTCACCCTGGTCGGCGAGGGCCGTCCCGTCTGGGATCTGCCGGCCATTCGATGGACCACCCCCGCCGAACGGTTTCCCGCTTTGCGGGAGCGCCTGCGGCAGTTGATGGGTGCCGACGTCCCGCTGCTTCCGGTGGACGCCACCCGTGCACCTGCCGAGGAGGCGGACGCCGTACCCGGGCTGCTGGAGACCGGGGAGGACGACCCGTTGACGCTTCATGATGCCGCGGGTGCGGAGTCCGGCAGCCCGGGGCCGGTTCCATGTCGAGTGTGGGGCTTTATTGGCGCCCCGGGCGTCTCACGGTCCAACCGTTCCGACCAGCACCTGTTCGTCAATCAGCGTCCGGTCGAGAACCGGGGTCTGAACTTCGCGCTGCTCGAGGGCTACCACACCGCACTGATGAAGGGGCGCTACCCGGTGTGCTGCCTCTTCGTCGAAATGGATCCCGCCGCCGTGGACGTGAACGTGCATCCGCAGAAGCGCGAGGTGAAGTTTCGCGAGGAGGCCGCGGTGCGACGCTGGGTGGCGGGTGCGGTCCGCGAGGCGCTGCTGGAGCATCATCGCGCCGGTGACCTCACGCCGACGGCCCCAGCGCCGCCGATGACGTCCGCTTCTCCGCCCCCGCAGGGCCCGGCGGTGCGGTCCCCCGGGGGTCCAATCCCATCTGCTGGCTTCCAACTCGAGTCCCCCCCGTCCTCTCCTGCGCCCTATCCGGAACAGCCCCCGCTGCCGCTCTCCCTCAAGTCCACCGGGCCCGGTGCGGCCGCGCCCGGGCCTATGCCCATGCCCGCGCCCGCTCCAGCCGCGGTCCCTCACGAGAAGCCTCAGGCCCCACCCGATGCCACCCCCACGCCGCTGCTCCGGGTGCCCTTGCGGATGGTCGGTGTGGTCGGACGACTCTACGTCGTCCTGGAATCCGATCGCGGCCTGGTGTTGCTGGACCAGCATGCCGCCCATGAACGAATCCTGTTCGAGCAGATGCTGGCGCGGATCGAGTCGGGGCAGCAGGCGCCGTCGCAGCGGCTGCTGCTGCCCGAGACCGTGGAGCTTGCGCCGCGGGAGGCGGCGTTCCTGAAGCGTCACCTGGAGCCGTTAAGCCGCCTGGGGGTGGGCCTGAGGGAGTTCGGGGACCGGACGTACCTTCTGGACGCCCTGCCACCGTTCGTGCGCACCCCAAATTCGAGGCAGTTTGTGACCGACCTCCTCGACGCGCTGCAGGCGGCCGGGGGCGGGGTGAACACGGGACGGCTCGGCGAGGACGTTGTCGCAAAGACGGTGTGCCGCCATGCGGTGAAGGCCAACGATCCGTTGGGGCCCCGCGAACTGGAGCAGCTCGTCGCCGACCTCCGCTTGTGTGCCATGCCCTACACCTGTCCGCACGGACGCCCGACGCTCATTGAAATGAACTGGAGGGAGCTGGAGAAGAAGTTCGGCCGGACGGGCTGA
- a CDS encoding L-histidine N(alpha)-methyltransferase, with protein MSSLVPVAFHPSQFPDAVRDQWRASLAARRMNPKFHYDTVRRAHRWLAVHTAHSPAVTDPGCLGAYGRAFEAVADELGGDDVEVVSLGCGGGQKDVRLLQSLAAAPRRLAYVPLDVSAPLTLIARTAALRIPGLGDIRPIVADLAEASDLAAALGEPGTGATVRLVLFFGMLPNFEPGILIPRLAGLLRPGDVLLLSANLAPGAAIEAGVRRVLPQYDNPETRRWLGTVLEDHGASLRTDALQFAIEQDPGIPDVRRIVADWVVAEDTALLSDDEAFPLRRGEPFRLFTSYRHTPDAVRRLLGAEGIRVDGAWTSPSGEEGVFLARKAGR; from the coding sequence ATGTCGTCCCTTGTCCCGGTCGCCTTTCATCCAAGCCAGTTTCCGGACGCCGTCCGCGACCAGTGGCGCGCCAGCCTCGCCGCGCGCCGCATGAATCCGAAGTTCCACTACGACACGGTCCGCCGCGCCCACCGCTGGCTGGCCGTCCACACCGCCCATTCGCCGGCCGTGACGGACCCCGGATGCCTCGGGGCATATGGCAGGGCCTTCGAAGCGGTCGCCGATGAACTCGGAGGGGATGACGTCGAGGTGGTCAGTCTGGGTTGTGGTGGCGGACAGAAGGACGTCCGGTTGCTCCAGTCCCTCGCCGCCGCACCGCGCCGTCTCGCGTATGTGCCTTTGGATGTGAGCGCCCCGCTGACGCTTATTGCGCGGACGGCGGCGCTGAGAATCCCGGGGCTTGGGGACATCCGTCCGATCGTGGCGGACCTTGCGGAAGCTTCAGACCTTGCCGCGGCGCTTGGCGAACCGGGAACGGGCGCGACGGTGCGCCTGGTGTTGTTCTTCGGCATGCTGCCCAACTTCGAACCCGGCATCCTCATTCCGCGGCTGGCGGGACTGTTGCGGCCGGGAGACGTCCTGTTGCTCAGCGCCAATCTCGCGCCGGGTGCCGCCATTGAGGCGGGGGTTCGCCGGGTGTTGCCACAATATGACAACCCGGAGACCCGCCGTTGGCTGGGCACGGTGCTGGAGGACCACGGCGCATCCCTGCGGACCGATGCGCTTCAGTTTGCGATCGAGCAGGATCCCGGAATCCCGGACGTGCGGCGGATCGTCGCCGACTGGGTGGTCGCGGAGGACACCGCGCTCCTGTCCGATGATGAAGCGTTCCCACTCCGGCGCGGGGAGCCCTTCCGCCTCTTCACGTCCTACCGTCACACGCCGGACGCCGTGAGGCGACTGCTGGGTGCCGAGGGAATCCGGGTGGATGGCGCCTGGACCAGTCCGTCCGGTGAGGAAGGGGTTTTCCTGGCCCGGAAGGCCGGCCGCTGA
- the purQ gene encoding phosphoribosylformylglycinamidine synthase subunit PurQ, with product MHVAVLQFPASNCDQDCVHAVRVLGHTASLVWHKETALGAADAVIIPGGFSYGDYLRCGAIARFSPVMQAVRTFADAGGVVLGICNGFQILCEAGMLPGALVRNRDLQFHCEMVHLHTTNTATAFTSALPSDRPIRLPIAHGEGCYFADEPTLARLQAGRQILWQYCDAGGNLTEAANPNGSLLNIAGVINERGNVAGLMPHPDRACEAILGSDDGRHVFNSMAAAVAAARPARAA from the coding sequence ATGCACGTCGCTGTCCTCCAGTTTCCCGCAAGCAATTGCGACCAGGATTGTGTGCATGCCGTGCGCGTGCTCGGCCACACGGCGTCCCTGGTCTGGCACAAGGAGACCGCCCTCGGGGCCGCGGACGCCGTGATCATCCCGGGCGGATTCAGCTATGGCGACTACCTCCGCTGCGGGGCCATCGCGCGGTTCAGTCCGGTAATGCAGGCGGTCCGCACCTTTGCCGACGCCGGCGGCGTGGTGCTGGGCATCTGCAACGGCTTCCAGATCCTCTGCGAAGCCGGCATGCTGCCCGGAGCGCTGGTGCGCAACCGCGACCTGCAGTTCCACTGCGAGATGGTCCACCTGCACACCACCAACACGGCCACGGCATTCACCAGCGCCCTGCCGTCCGATCGCCCGATCCGGTTGCCCATCGCCCACGGCGAGGGGTGTTACTTCGCGGATGAACCAACGCTGGCGCGGCTTCAGGCGGGCCGCCAGATCCTCTGGCAGTACTGCGACGCCGGCGGCAACCTCACCGAGGCGGCGAATCCCAACGGCTCGCTGCTGAACATCGCCGGGGTCATCAACGAGCGCGGCAACGTGGCGGGCCTCATGCCGCATCCGGACCGCGCCTGCGAGGCGATCCTGGGCAGTGACGACGGACGCCATGTCTTCAACAGCATGGCCGCCGCCGTCGCGGCGGCCCGGCCGGCCCGCGCCGCCTGA
- the purS gene encoding phosphoribosylformylglycinamidine synthase subunit PurS, producing the protein MKARLIVTPKKAVLDPQGKTVQNALEHMGYAGVTGVHVGKYIEIDLAPGTDRDGAQKALDEAAHRFLSNPVIEDYRLEIVD; encoded by the coding sequence ATGAAAGCCAGGCTCATCGTCACTCCCAAGAAAGCCGTTCTCGATCCCCAGGGTAAAACCGTCCAGAACGCCCTCGAACACATGGGCTACGCCGGCGTGACCGGCGTGCATGTCGGCAAGTACATTGAAATTGACCTGGCCCCCGGCACGGACCGCGACGGTGCGCAAAAAGCCCTCGACGAGGCCGCGCACCGGTTCCTCAGCAATCCGGTGATCGAGGACTACCGGCTCGAAATCGTGGATTGA